The DNA window CAGGTGTGCGCCGGCAAAGGTGGGGTCCAGCGCCAGAACTCGGCGAAAGGCGTCGGCGGCGCGGTCGTGGGCGAAGGCAGTGCGCTCGGAAAACGCGCCGATGCGGAAGCCATTGGCATCCGCCGATGCCGCAGACGCCAGGCCCGCGCTGGCAGCGCCGTGTCGCAGGAGCCACTGACCGTAGTGGAAGTAGCCGGCCGGGCGTTCGGGGGCCAGTTCGATGGCGCGATGGAACTTTTCCCCCGCCTCATCGACCCGGCCCATCTCGATCAGCAATTCGCCCAGGTCCAGTAACGTGTCGGTATTGCCCGGCTCCTTGCGCAGTGACATCAGGTAGTGCTGGCGCGCGGCCTCAAGTTCCCCCTTTTGCCAAAGGGACTCGGCGATGCGGAGCTCGATCTGCGGAAAGCTTTCGTCAAGTTCAGCGGCCTTGCGGAAGCACCAGACGGCTTTGTCGAGATTGCCCCGTTCCAGCAGGCTCAGTCCCAGGTTGTGATAGCAATCGGGACACTGATCCTTGAACAGCCGGGCGGTGTAGAACATTTCCTCGGCGCGCTGGTGGTCGCCGATCTCGGCGTAAGCGAGGATGCGGTTGCAATAGCTCGGTTCGTAGCTGGGATCGACGGCCTCGATGCGCTCGAAGGTGGCGATGGATTCGTCGAGTCGGCCGAGCCGTCGAAGGTCGGCGCCGATGTGCGTCATCGCGTGCAGGTCGTTGGGTTCGATCTCCAGGGCCCGGCGGTAGGCATCAATCGCCTCGTCGAATCGGTCCATTTCGTCGAGCGTCAGGCCGATATTGAAGTACCAGGCGGCGTTGTACGGATTGATGTTCGTGGCGGCGCGCAGTTCCTCCAGCGCCTCGCTCCAGCGTTGCTGTTCAAAGAGTTCCTGGGCTCTTTCGACCCGTCGCTCGGCATCATCCCAATCGTTCATCGGTGTGCAGCGTCGAAAAAGGTCAGACCTGTAGCGTCACGTGACGCGGGAATGTACCCGCCCCATTGAAACGCTGGCAAGCGCCATCGGTTCGACGCGGATAGAATTTGCCAGCAAGGGTCCGGCTTTTTCGCGAGACGGAAATGGAGTAATCTTCGGGGGTTGACGCGTTGAAGATCGGCGGTGTCGACGGGCGGTGCGAGGTTTGGGCGAGCGACGTGCCACGGCAATCGGAGCGGAACGTCCGCCCGGGCCGCGTCTTGCTTCCGCTGCCGGCATTCTTTGGCAGACAGGGGTCGAGGTATTTGACGGCGGTGGCAAAGTCATGGCAAAGAGTACGAGCCCTGACGCTGGCGGTCGCCGCCACGGTGGGTTTCGCACGTCTTGCATCGGCCCAACCGGCGGGGGACGCCAACCCCGGCGTAATCAGCGCCGGCAAACTGGCGCAGACCTATCTCCAGCAAGAGGTTACGGCTCTGAACTCGGGCCGCCTGCAGGCCGAACGTGACGACGCCGCGCGCCGCCTGGTCGCCCGTCGAACCGATGTTGCACGCCAGGAGATCGCCAAGGCGCTGGCAGCCCGGCCGGAGGCGTCACCGGCGGCCTCCACCCCGCTCGCCGCCGCTCGCGGCATCGCCGACGATGTCGATCCGGCACCGGAGTTTGTACCGGCGTTGGAAGGGCTGTTGGGGGTCGATCGCACCCATTCCGAGTCCGCCGCCGCCGCCCTCATCGCCATACGGACCGATGCCGCGCTGGCCTCGCTGACTCGGTTTGTTTCGAATCCGGCGGCGCGGGGCAGCCCGCTGGCTGTTATCCGCATCATGGGCTCGTCCACCGACCGGCGAGTGGCCGAGACGCTGGTCAACCTGACGACCAACCCCCGCACCGACCAGGTGATCGCCAACGCCGCCGCCGACGCGCTGGCGTCGATGACCCTGCTGTCGGAGAACGGGCGCGACCCCATCGCATGGGGACGCTGGTGGCAGTCGGCCCGCGTCAAGCCGGCCGAAGCATTCCGCGCCGAACTGCTCGACCAGCGTCGCCGACGGCTGCCGGGCGAGGCGTTGAGCGATGTCGATGCCCTGGTCGGTCGGCTTTTCCAACTAGCCGAGGAGCGCAACCGACCCGAGGCGATGCGCCGGGTTCTCGAGTCGCCGGACGCCCGCTTTCGGTTGGCCGGTGTCCGCCTGGTGTTTCAGACATTCATCGCGACCGGGCGCCTGGTGGATGGCACCGCGGTTCGACTGCGCGACATGATTCGCGACCCGTCGCCGGACGTCCGCCAGGAAGTCGCCCGCACGCTCCAGGGACTGAACGACGCCCAATCGCTCGAGCCGTTGCTGGCGCAGCTGGCGGTCGAGCCCGACGCCGGTGTTCGCGTGGCGATCATGGCGGCGCTGGTGCCGATCAATGACCGGCGTGCGGCGGCCGAGATTGTTCCGCTGCTGAACGACCCATCACTGCGCGTGGCGGTGGCGGCGGCAGAGTCGCTGGCAAAGCTGGGCAACGTCATCCGTGCCGACCCGGCGCTGACGGCCCAGGTCGTCGGATCCCTCAGCCAGACACTGCTCGGACGCGCACGCCAGGACCCGACCGGAGAATTGAAGGCCGCCTGCATTGAAGCATTCGTTCCGCTCCGCGATCCGCGCCAGCAGACGAACTTCCTCGGGCTCCTAAACCTCAACGAAACCAAGCGAACGCGCGTCGCCGCGATCGCCGGGCTGGGGGCGATCGGCGATCGCAACGCCGGCAACGCCGTCGTGAACTGGCTCCGCGGCGAGCCCGAAGCGATTGTGCGGCTCGCGGCACTCGGTGCTCTGCGCACCGTCGGGACATTCCAACTCGACGAGGCGATCTTCGATTACACCAAGACCCAGGTCGAGCCCGATGCCGGAAACCGCAAAGCGGCGTG is part of the Humisphaera borealis genome and encodes:
- a CDS encoding tetratricopeptide repeat protein — its product is MNDWDDAERRVERAQELFEQQRWSEALEELRAATNINPYNAAWYFNIGLTLDEMDRFDEAIDAYRRALEIEPNDLHAMTHIGADLRRLGRLDESIATFERIEAVDPSYEPSYCNRILAYAEIGDHQRAEEMFYTARLFKDQCPDCYHNLGLSLLERGNLDKAVWCFRKAAELDESFPQIELRIAESLWQKGELEAARQHYLMSLRKEPGNTDTLLDLGELLIEMGRVDEAGEKFHRAIELAPERPAGYFHYGQWLLRHGAASAGLASAASADANGFRIGAFSERTAFAHDRAADAFRRVLALDPTFAGAHLRLAGIHHSRGERTLARKHLRAEMLLRPHNPQILLELSNLLIDTGLSRASIACLKRLVSLDPDHADGWQNLAVAQFLCDRFEDGIESCRRCLAVDPKHVMAVYNLALAYERLRKYEQATYWVEEGLRLDPRDASLQRLELRIRVLRWKDWLGRALKNLLFPTPTGAVQGVRHLWRGRKH
- a CDS encoding HEAT repeat domain-containing protein gives rise to the protein MAKSWQRVRALTLAVAATVGFARLASAQPAGDANPGVISAGKLAQTYLQQEVTALNSGRLQAERDDAARRLVARRTDVARQEIAKALAARPEASPAASTPLAAARGIADDVDPAPEFVPALEGLLGVDRTHSESAAAALIAIRTDAALASLTRFVSNPAARGSPLAVIRIMGSSTDRRVAETLVNLTTNPRTDQVIANAAADALASMTLLSENGRDPIAWGRWWQSARVKPAEAFRAELLDQRRRRLPGEALSDVDALVGRLFQLAEERNRPEAMRRVLESPDARFRLAGVRLVFQTFIATGRLVDGTAVRLRDMIRDPSPDVRQEVARTLQGLNDAQSLEPLLAQLAVEPDAGVRVAIMAALVPINDRRAAAEIVPLLNDPSLRVAVAAAESLAKLGNVIRADPALTAQVVGSLSQTLLGRARQDPTGELKAACIEAFVPLRDPRQQTNFLGLLNLNETKRTRVAAIAGLGAIGDRNAGNAVVNWLRGEPEAIVRLAALGALRTVGTFQLDEAIFDYTKTQVEPDAGNRKAAWDTFVALLPDGSNQRLTTWAERFFRAGEFDRRIPVLREILKKQEAAVPAEAQAAAITREQIGESYMKLQPPQPQAAIPFYRDALTYWLANNGAQQVILGLTKSLLEAQIAARQYAEAVAFAGESIKNDPKLMPDVMAILTSAADRLNEVAQPRDAERLATEALKLTNVDQRFRARLDAAIRKSKE